Proteins encoded by one window of Agelaius phoeniceus isolate bAgePho1 chromosome 3, bAgePho1.hap1, whole genome shotgun sequence:
- the VASH2 gene encoding tubulinyl-Tyr carboxypeptidase 2, with amino-acid sequence MTGVAGRGGGCRGSGRRAAAGKEGGRSRSAQPRAAGGGGGGSGSGGGSEEEEQEQQRDGGSLFLVNKSGFPMDGQTWERMWGHVERVHPDGGAVAAAIRSAARLARPSVPPVPNYKLSMSIPEWLQAIQTYMKMLQYNHTGTQFFEIRKSRPLSGLMETAREMTRESLPIKCLEAVILGIYLTNGQPSVERFPISFKTHFSGNYFHHVVLGIYCNGRYGSLGMSRRSDLMDKPLTYRTLSDLIFEFEDSYKKYLHSVKKVKIGLYVPHEPHSFQPIEWKQLVLNVSKMMRTDVRKELEKFARDMRMKILKPSSAHSPMKERPRGKSLSPRRRQGSPQRRACRRDKSPAVLDKKGDLAALNEVGYQLRI; translated from the exons ATGACGGGCGTGGCGggccgcggcggcggctgcCGCGGGAGCGGCCGGCGTGCGGCGGCCGGCAAGGAGGGCGGCCGGTCGCGGAGCGCCCAGccgcgggcggcgggcggcggcggcggcggcagcgggagcggcgggggctcggaggaggaggagcaggagcagcagcggGACGGCGGCTCGCTCTTCCTGGTGAACAAGAGCGGCTTCCCCATGGACGGGCAGACCTGGGAGCGCATGTGGGGCCACGTGGAGCGGGTGCACCCCGACGGCGGGGCCGTGGCGGCGGCCATCCGGAGCGCCGCCCGCCTGGCTCGG CCCTCAGTGCCGCCAGTGCCAAACTACAAGCTCTCCATGTCAATCCCAGAATGGCTCCAGGCAATACAGACCTACATGAAGATGCTGCA ATACAATCACACGGGAACACAGTTCTTCGAGATCAGAAAAAGCAGACCTCTGAGTGG GTTAATGGAGACAGCAAGAGAAATGACCAGGGAGTCCTTACCTATCAAATGCCTTGAAGCAGTTATCCTGGGGAT CTACTTAACAAACGGGCAGCCCTCCGTGGAACGATTCCCCATCAGCTTTAAAACCCACTTCTCAGGGAACTATTTCCATCACGTGGTGCTTGGGATTTACTGCAACGGCCGCTACGGCTCGCTGGGCATGAGCAGGCGATCGGATCTGATGGACAAACCTCTCACGTACCGGACTCTGAGCGACCTCATCTTCGAATTCGAAGACTCCTATAAAAAGTACTTGCATTCagtgaaaaaagtgaaaatcgGGTTGTACGTGCCGCACGAGCCGCACAGCTTCCAGCCCATCGAGTGGAAACAGCTGGTCCTCAACGTCTCCAAGATGATGCGCACAGACgtcaggaaggagctggagaagttTGCCAGGGATATGAGGATGAAG ATTCTGAAGCCCTCAAGTGCCCATTCTCCGATGAAGGAGAGGCCCCGGGGTAAGTCGCTGTCGCCGCGCCGGAGGCAGGGCAGCCCTCAGAGACGGGCCTGCAGGAGGGACAAATC